A window of Natrinema versiforme contains these coding sequences:
- a CDS encoding metal-dependent hydrolase — MYQEGHYGGALLAYAPVGTVVSLWGHAPVAIVGGLVCVGLSTLPDFDHRLPLIEHRGPTHTVPFALLVGAGLAALATVLVDASSAFADAGFVTFAFLIGLVSIGSHLVVDALTPMGIRPFWPLSRRRYSVDLTTAANPLANYGLFGLGVGAVLVGTLIVVTLG; from the coding sequence ATGTATCAGGAGGGGCACTACGGCGGTGCGCTTCTGGCGTACGCGCCCGTTGGCACCGTCGTCTCCCTGTGGGGACACGCGCCGGTCGCGATCGTCGGCGGCCTCGTCTGCGTGGGGCTGTCGACGCTTCCTGACTTCGATCACCGACTCCCGCTGATCGAGCACCGCGGCCCGACCCACACGGTTCCGTTCGCGTTACTCGTCGGTGCCGGCCTCGCCGCCCTGGCCACCGTCCTCGTCGATGCGTCCTCGGCCTTTGCCGACGCTGGATTCGTCACCTTCGCTTTTCTTATCGGTCTCGTCTCGATCGGTTCGCACCTCGTTGTCGACGCGCTGACGCCGATGGGCATCCGACCGTTCTGGCCGCTCTCACGGCGGCGCTACTCCGTCGATCTGACGACGGCGGCGAACCCCCTCGCCAACTACGGGCTGTTCGGACTCGGCGTCGGGGCCGTCCTCGTCGGGACCCTCATCGT